A genomic region of Sphingobium sp. HWE2-09 contains the following coding sequences:
- the grxC gene encoding glutaredoxin 3, whose translation MANVEIYTKAWCGYCARAKALLTDKGVAFAEYDISMGGPKRDEMLDRAPGRSTVPQIFIDGQHIGGSDDLSALNREGKLDALLGL comes from the coding sequence ATGGCGAATGTCGAAATCTATACCAAGGCCTGGTGCGGCTATTGCGCGCGGGCGAAAGCATTGCTGACCGACAAGGGTGTCGCCTTTGCCGAATATGACATCAGCATGGGCGGGCCCAAGCGGGACGAGATGCTGGATCGCGCGCCCGGTCGCAGCACCGTGCCGCAAATCTTCATCGACGGACAGCATATCGGCGGCAGCGACGACCTGTCGGCGCTGAACCGCGAGGGCAAATTGGACGCGTTGCTGGGCCTGTGA
- a CDS encoding metallophosphoesterase family protein, with the protein MARIAHLSDIHFGANDPKIVDAATAWLEERRPDLIVISGDFTQRARVAQFKQAAAWLNRLHASGLKTLVIPGNHDVPLYDVIRRFTRPLARYKRYIDNDLCPFFENDEVAILGLNTARSLTIKDGRINHDQMDMLRERFAHVPPDKTRILVTHHPLFSMPIGRGGELSEAVGQHDDAIQASCEAGVHLALAGHFHRTYAESARKMVEHSGGALVIQAGTATSTRLRNAEPQSFNWLHVRRNNEMELQVIVWDGAAFRRASHVEYRRQDEEWTSHPVDDAPVIGELATGVAP; encoded by the coding sequence ATGGCTCGAATCGCTCATTTGTCCGATATTCACTTTGGCGCCAACGATCCCAAGATCGTGGACGCCGCCACCGCCTGGCTGGAGGAACGCCGACCCGACCTGATCGTGATCAGCGGCGACTTTACGCAGCGCGCGCGGGTGGCGCAGTTCAAGCAGGCCGCCGCCTGGCTCAACCGGCTGCACGCGTCGGGGCTGAAGACACTGGTCATCCCCGGCAATCATGACGTGCCGCTCTATGATGTCATCCGCCGCTTCACCCGGCCGCTGGCACGCTACAAACGCTATATCGACAACGACCTGTGCCCCTTCTTCGAAAATGACGAGGTGGCGATATTGGGCCTTAACACCGCCCGGTCGCTGACGATCAAGGACGGGCGTATCAATCATGACCAGATGGACATGCTGCGGGAACGGTTCGCCCATGTGCCGCCGGACAAGACCCGTATCCTCGTGACCCATCATCCGCTCTTTTCCATGCCGATCGGCCGGGGTGGCGAACTGAGCGAAGCCGTCGGCCAGCATGACGACGCCATCCAGGCGTCGTGCGAGGCGGGCGTGCATCTGGCGCTGGCCGGGCATTTCCATCGCACCTATGCCGAGTCCGCGCGCAAGATGGTGGAACATAGTGGCGGCGCGCTCGTGATCCAGGCGGGCACCGCGACCTCCACCCGGCTGCGCAACGCCGAACCGCAAAGTTTCAACTGGCTGCACGTCCGCCGCAATAATGAGATGGAATTGCAGGTGATCGTGTGGGACGGCGCGGCCTTCCGCCGGGCGAGCCATGTCGAATATCGCCGTCAGGATGAGGAATGGACATCCCATCCAGTCGATGACGCGCCCGTCATCGGCGAACTAGCGACTGGCGTCGCACCGTAA
- a CDS encoding carbonic anhydrase, whose translation MNELLGRVFSFETKVFPNESALYNQLASHGQSPKALMISCADSRIVPEHIMQAAPGDLFVCRNAGNIVPPHASQLGGVTATVEYAVMVLGVRDIIVCGHSDCGAMKALATEANLDAMPNVAAWLRNSHAAQKLCKENYPADLSDAEKLRNMALENVVVQLAHLRTHPSVASGIARGEIALHGWYVDIHAGQVLGLDGDTGRFMPLREGQPLPVALPHARRLAGDGQYAQAAE comes from the coding sequence ATGAACGAGCTACTCGGTCGCGTATTCAGCTTCGAGACCAAGGTCTTTCCAAATGAAAGCGCCCTCTACAATCAACTCGCCAGCCATGGCCAAAGCCCCAAGGCGCTGATGATCTCGTGCGCCGATTCACGCATCGTCCCCGAACATATCATGCAGGCGGCCCCCGGCGACCTGTTCGTGTGCCGCAATGCCGGCAACATCGTGCCGCCGCACGCCAGCCAGCTTGGCGGCGTGACCGCGACGGTCGAATATGCGGTCATGGTTCTGGGCGTGCGCGACATTATCGTGTGCGGCCATAGCGATTGCGGCGCGATGAAGGCGCTGGCGACCGAGGCCAATCTGGACGCGATGCCCAATGTCGCCGCCTGGCTGCGCAACAGCCATGCCGCACAGAAGCTGTGCAAGGAAAATTACCCCGCCGATCTGAGCGACGCTGAAAAGCTGCGCAACATGGCGCTGGAAAATGTCGTGGTGCAACTGGCGCATTTGCGCACGCACCCGTCGGTCGCGTCGGGCATCGCCCGTGGCGAAATCGCGCTGCATGGCTGGTATGTCGACATCCATGCCGGTCAGGTGCTTGGCCTGGACGGCGACACCGGTCGCTTCATGCCGCTGCGCGAAGGGCAGCCTTTGCCCGTCGCGCTTCCCCACGCCCGTCGCCTCGCTGGCGATGGCCAATACGCCCAAGCGGCGGAGTAA
- a CDS encoding magnesium and cobalt transport protein CorA, whose translation MTVVAAYLYRNGQRVRPVAIDERVDCPPDKSEFIWIGVADPTQEEMQILARTHDLHPLAVEDAINANQLPKVDIYGDQLFVVARTAHVEGDTICYGETSLFIGHSHIISVRHGSARAHVALREELEAVPSRLAQGVDYVLHAILDFIVDGYLPIIEGIEEEVLEMEQQMIDHFLRREDITRIFSLRRQLIRFQRILLPMQEVATKFVKMDLPCIDPEARPYFSDVRDHVRRVQTMVDDLREILNSVFESSNLLEQQRTGDITRQLAAWAAILAVPTAIAGIYGMNFEHMPELRTRYGYFVVLGVIAVVCSLLYARFKRLKWL comes from the coding sequence ATGACCGTCGTCGCCGCCTATCTGTACCGCAACGGCCAGCGCGTCCGCCCGGTGGCGATCGACGAACGGGTCGATTGCCCGCCCGACAAGTCGGAATTCATCTGGATCGGCGTCGCCGACCCGACCCAGGAGGAAATGCAGATACTGGCACGCACCCATGACCTGCACCCCCTGGCGGTCGAGGATGCGATCAACGCGAACCAGTTGCCCAAGGTCGACATCTATGGCGACCAGCTGTTCGTCGTCGCCCGCACCGCCCATGTCGAGGGCGACACCATCTGTTACGGCGAAACGTCCCTGTTCATCGGTCACAGCCATATCATCAGCGTTCGCCACGGCTCCGCGCGCGCGCATGTAGCGCTGCGCGAGGAACTGGAAGCCGTCCCTTCCCGCCTCGCGCAGGGGGTGGATTATGTGCTGCACGCCATCTTGGATTTCATCGTGGACGGCTATCTGCCGATCATCGAGGGGATCGAGGAGGAGGTTCTGGAAATGGAGCAGCAGATGATCGACCATTTCCTGCGCCGCGAGGATATCACCCGCATCTTCAGCCTGCGCCGCCAGCTCATTCGGTTCCAGCGCATCCTGTTGCCGATGCAGGAGGTCGCGACCAAATTCGTTAAGATGGACCTGCCCTGCATCGATCCCGAAGCCCGCCCCTATTTCAGCGACGTGCGCGACCATGTCCGCCGGGTGCAGACGATGGTCGACGATCTGCGCGAAATCCTGAACAGCGTGTTCGAATCGAGCAACCTGCTGGAACAGCAGCGCACCGGCGACATCACCCGGCAACTGGCCGCCTGGGCCGCGATCCTGGCCGTGCCGACCGCGATTGCGGGCATTTACGGCATGAATTTCGAACATATGCCCGAGCTACGCACGCGATATGGCTATTTCGTGGTGCTGGGCGTGATCGCCGTGGTGTGCTCGCTACTCTACGCCCGGTTCAAACGGTTGAAGTGGCTGTAA
- a CDS encoding carbon-nitrogen hydrolase family protein, whose protein sequence is MRAALFQMTSGIDPAANAATIVDMVKRAKGEGADMLFTPEMAGCLDRDRTRAADTLRNEAEDVVLAAVRDAAAREGLWVHIGSLPLKGERADGRWANRSFLIDDTGAIRARYDKIHLFDVDLATGESWRESSVYGPGEQVVAADTPWARMGFSICYDMRFPDLYRALTNAGATILLAPAAFTVPTGQAHWHVLLRARAIEAGCFVIATAQVGAHEDGRTTYGHSVVIDPWGETLLDMGETAGLALADLDLTRIGDVRSRVPALANRRIMPKDVTIS, encoded by the coding sequence ATGCGCGCCGCCCTGTTCCAGATGACCAGCGGGATCGATCCCGCCGCCAACGCCGCCACCATCGTGGACATGGTCAAGCGCGCGAAGGGGGAGGGCGCGGACATGCTGTTCACGCCCGAAATGGCGGGCTGCCTCGACCGCGACCGCACGCGCGCGGCCGATACGCTGCGCAACGAAGCGGAAGATGTCGTGCTGGCGGCCGTGCGCGATGCGGCTGCGCGCGAAGGGCTGTGGGTGCATATCGGCTCGCTACCGCTGAAAGGCGAGCGGGCCGACGGGCGCTGGGCCAATCGCAGTTTCCTGATCGACGATACCGGCGCGATCCGTGCCCGTTACGACAAGATCCATCTGTTCGACGTCGATCTGGCGACCGGGGAAAGCTGGCGCGAATCGTCGGTCTATGGGCCGGGCGAGCAGGTGGTTGCGGCCGATACCCCCTGGGCGCGGATGGGCTTTTCCATCTGCTACGACATGCGCTTTCCCGACCTCTATCGTGCGCTAACCAATGCCGGGGCGACCATCCTGCTCGCGCCTGCCGCCTTCACCGTGCCGACGGGACAGGCGCACTGGCACGTGTTGCTACGCGCCCGCGCAATCGAGGCGGGCTGCTTCGTCATCGCCACCGCGCAGGTGGGCGCGCATGAAGATGGGCGCACCACCTATGGCCATAGCGTCGTGATCGATCCCTGGGGCGAAACGCTGCTCGACATGGGCGAGACGGCGGGTCTGGCGCTTGCGGACCTGGACCTCACCCGCATAGGGGATGTGCGCAGCCGCGTGCCCGCGCTAGCCAACCGCCGTATCATGCCGAAGGACGTAACCATTTCGTGA
- a CDS encoding response regulator transcription factor, producing the protein MSAPLILIAERQQDLRHKVREYLEQSGFRALPAASATDIFSALTTTPVGAVVLDSALRGSDGLDLCRDVRERSDVPIILVGSNSSEVDRVVGLELGADDYMAKPYSSRELAARLRAVLRRGRGERALGLRRQTEAIFDGWVVDFARREVTDPQEELVELTAAEFTLLSVFLDHPQAVIARARLMELAGVRDTPSSDRSIDVLVSRLRRKLGAGGRAAPIVTVRGVGYMFSAVVDRR; encoded by the coding sequence ATGAGTGCACCGCTGATATTGATCGCCGAACGACAGCAGGATTTGCGGCACAAGGTCCGCGAATATCTGGAGCAAAGTGGGTTTCGCGCGTTGCCCGCGGCATCGGCGACCGACATTTTCAGTGCCCTCACCACCACCCCGGTGGGCGCCGTTGTCCTGGACTCAGCGTTGCGTGGGTCGGATGGGCTGGACCTGTGTCGCGACGTCCGCGAACGCAGCGACGTGCCCATTATCCTGGTCGGATCGAACAGTTCGGAAGTGGATCGGGTCGTCGGTCTGGAATTGGGCGCGGACGATTATATGGCCAAGCCCTATTCGTCGCGCGAACTCGCCGCCCGCCTGCGCGCGGTGCTGCGGCGCGGGCGTGGCGAACGCGCGCTGGGCCTGCGTCGCCAGACCGAAGCGATCTTCGATGGCTGGGTGGTGGACTTCGCTCGACGCGAAGTCACCGATCCGCAGGAGGAACTGGTCGAGTTGACGGCGGCGGAGTTTACCCTGCTATCGGTCTTCCTCGACCATCCCCAGGCGGTGATCGCGCGCGCGCGCCTGATGGAACTGGCCGGAGTCCGTGACACGCCCTCGTCCGATCGCAGCATCGACGTGCTGGTCAGCCGCTTGCGCCGCAAGCTGGGGGCGGGCGGGCGCGCCGCACCAATTGTTACTGTGCGCGGGGTCGGCTACATGTTCAGTGCCGTAGTGGATCGGCGCTGA
- a CDS encoding methyltransferase domain-containing protein: protein MDNHPDIFDRARRARNRDRMMPAFADHDFLYRAMLDELLDRLGDVQRDLPEALVIGCPDGSAKAALEAMGKRVACADPGFLAAKAIGGVQADDDALPFADDSFDLVIACGTLDSVNDLPGALILMRRVLRPDGLMLAAFTGAGSLPRLKSALLAAEGDRPGQHVHPQVDVRSAGDLLSRAGFAMPVADGDVLTIRYGDVVRLMHDLRGMGAGNALAMRAPTLTRDVLMRAAGHFADAADPDGRTGEQMALVYLSGWKPDPSQAGPAKRGSATVSLAAALKGKA from the coding sequence ATGGATAACCACCCCGACATTTTCGACCGCGCCCGGCGCGCGCGCAATCGCGATCGGATGATGCCCGCTTTCGCCGATCACGACTTCCTCTATCGCGCGATGCTGGACGAACTGCTCGACCGGCTGGGCGATGTGCAGCGCGATCTGCCCGAAGCGCTAGTGATCGGTTGCCCGGACGGCAGCGCGAAAGCGGCGCTGGAGGCGATGGGCAAGCGCGTGGCCTGTGCCGATCCCGGTTTCCTGGCGGCTAAGGCAATAGGCGGCGTTCAAGCGGACGACGACGCCCTGCCCTTCGCCGACGACAGTTTCGATCTGGTTATCGCCTGTGGCACGCTGGACAGCGTCAACGACCTGCCCGGCGCGCTGATCCTGATGCGGCGCGTGCTGCGCCCGGACGGGCTGATGCTGGCGGCCTTTACCGGCGCGGGCAGCCTGCCGCGCCTGAAATCCGCGCTGCTGGCGGCCGAAGGGGATCGGCCCGGCCAGCATGTCCATCCGCAGGTGGACGTGCGGTCGGCGGGCGATCTGCTCAGCCGGGCGGGCTTCGCCATGCCGGTCGCGGATGGCGATGTGCTGACCATTCGCTATGGCGATGTGGTGCGGCTGATGCACGATCTGCGCGGGATGGGCGCTGGCAATGCGCTGGCAATGCGCGCGCCGACGTTAACCCGCGATGTGCTGATGCGCGCGGCCGGGCATTTTGCCGACGCCGCCGACCCGGACGGGCGGACGGGAGAGCAAATGGCGCTGGTCTATCTGTCCGGCTGGAAACCCGATCCCAGCCAGGCGGGTCCGGCTAAACGCGGCAGCGCCACGGTTTCGCTGGCAGCGGCGTTGAAGGGGAAGGCGTAA
- a CDS encoding SulP family inorganic anion transporter, which translates to MLKALSGGTFGRDFTASIVVFLVAMPLCMGIAIASGVPPEKGLITGIIGGIVVGLLAGSPLQVSGPAAGLAVIVFEIVREQGLSALGPILILAGAIQVVAGLMRVGGWFRAISPAVVHGMLAGIGVLIVVGQFHVLFDDKPLSSGLHNLIAMPGQIFGLTSGDTVTAFTVGLITIFSMLGWEKFRPASMKLVPGALVGVVTATLVAFVLGLPVARVVVPELIVAAIALPDQGLLAQLMNPAVITTAIAIAFIASAETLLSAAAVDRMHDGVRTNYNRELSAQGVGNLLCGFAGALPMTGVIVRSSANVQAGAKTRLSAILHGIWILGFVALLPWLLREIPMAALAGILVITGVRLVSVAHVKHLFHLYGPLPAIVWAATLICVVTTDLLTGVLVGIGLSLIELLPHATRLRLKMVEESRGEAHEVALRGTATFLSLPKLSAKLDSLPTAGLVILNVEKLGHIDHTCAEMLREWVDRRRGAGAPVELFGATGRMRQLVA; encoded by the coding sequence ATGTTGAAGGCTCTTTCCGGCGGCACTTTCGGCCGCGACTTCACGGCGTCCATCGTCGTCTTCCTGGTGGCGATGCCGCTCTGCATGGGCATCGCCATCGCGTCCGGCGTGCCGCCGGAAAAGGGTCTCATCACCGGCATCATCGGCGGTATCGTCGTCGGCCTGTTGGCGGGTTCGCCGCTGCAGGTCAGCGGGCCTGCCGCCGGTCTTGCGGTCATCGTCTTTGAAATCGTTCGGGAACAGGGGCTGTCCGCCCTTGGTCCCATCCTCATTCTGGCAGGCGCGATTCAGGTCGTCGCTGGCCTGATGCGGGTCGGCGGCTGGTTCCGCGCCATTTCTCCCGCCGTCGTGCACGGCATGCTGGCGGGCATCGGCGTATTGATCGTAGTCGGCCAGTTCCACGTGCTGTTCGATGACAAGCCGTTGTCGAGCGGCCTGCATAACCTGATCGCCATGCCCGGCCAGATTTTCGGCCTGACCAGCGGTGACACGGTGACGGCGTTCACGGTCGGTCTCATCACCATCTTCAGCATGCTGGGCTGGGAAAAATTCCGTCCCGCATCGATGAAGCTGGTGCCCGGCGCGCTGGTGGGCGTGGTGACCGCCACGTTGGTCGCTTTCGTCCTCGGTCTGCCGGTGGCGCGAGTTGTCGTGCCCGAATTGATCGTCGCCGCTATCGCGCTGCCCGACCAGGGATTGCTGGCCCAGTTGATGAACCCCGCGGTCATCACCACTGCCATCGCCATCGCCTTTATCGCCAGCGCCGAAACATTGCTGTCGGCCGCCGCCGTGGATCGGATGCATGACGGCGTGCGGACCAATTACAACCGCGAACTCAGCGCCCAGGGCGTAGGCAATCTGCTCTGCGGCTTTGCGGGCGCCCTGCCGATGACCGGCGTCATCGTCCGCAGTTCCGCCAACGTGCAGGCCGGCGCCAAGACGCGGCTGTCAGCTATATTGCATGGCATCTGGATCTTGGGCTTCGTCGCGCTCCTACCCTGGCTGCTGCGGGAAATCCCGATGGCCGCGCTGGCGGGCATTCTGGTCATCACCGGCGTTCGCCTGGTCAGCGTCGCGCATGTGAAGCATCTCTTCCACCTTTATGGCCCGCTGCCCGCGATCGTATGGGCGGCGACGCTGATTTGCGTCGTCACGACCGACCTGCTGACCGGCGTGCTGGTGGGTATCGGCCTGTCGTTGATCGAACTGCTGCCCCACGCCACCCGCCTGCGTCTCAAGATGGTGGAGGAAAGCCGGGGCGAAGCGCATGAAGTGGCGCTGCGCGGCACCGCCACCTTCCTCAGCTTGCCCAAGCTGTCGGCCAAGCTGGATTCGTTGCCGACCGCTGGCCTCGTCATTCTGAACGTCGAAAAGCTCGGCCATATCGACCATACTTGCGCAGAAATGCTGCGCGAGTGGGTGGATCGTCGCCGCGGCGCCGGTGCGCCGGTGGAACTGTTCGGCGCGACCGGACGGATGCGCCAGCTCGTCGCCTGA
- a CDS encoding DUF1178 family protein: protein MIVFDLKCQSQAHVFEAWFGSSADYEDQKARGLLACPICGDGDVTKAVMAPAVGAKGNSRAVAMPREELTAPAMSGADQAKMKALVEALATAQSKALEDSTWVGRGFAEQARAMHYGEQDRASIHGEVAPAEAKALIAEGVEVAPLPFPVIPPQAKN from the coding sequence GTGATCGTGTTCGACCTTAAATGCCAGTCGCAGGCGCATGTGTTCGAAGCCTGGTTCGGGTCCAGCGCGGACTATGAGGATCAGAAGGCGCGTGGCCTGCTGGCCTGTCCGATCTGCGGCGACGGGGATGTGACCAAGGCGGTGATGGCGCCTGCGGTGGGCGCCAAGGGCAACAGCCGCGCCGTCGCCATGCCTCGCGAAGAACTGACCGCTCCAGCGATGAGCGGTGCTGATCAGGCCAAGATGAAGGCGCTGGTCGAGGCGCTTGCGACCGCCCAGAGCAAGGCGCTGGAGGACAGCACCTGGGTCGGCCGCGGTTTTGCTGAACAGGCGCGCGCCATGCATTATGGCGAACAGGATCGCGCCAGCATCCATGGCGAAGTCGCCCCAGCCGAAGCCAAGGCGCTGATCGCCGAAGGCGTGGAGGTCGCGCCACTCCCGTTCCCCGTCATCCCACCCCAAGCCAAGAATTAG
- a CDS encoding SDR family oxidoreductase, which translates to MTEKTALVVGASGIVGSATAALLVAEGWTVHGLARRPIRQDGVLPLVADLQDAAATATALADIRPEAVFITTWLRQDSEAENIRVNAAMVRNLLDGLRPGVSARHVALVTGLKHYLGPFEAYGKGTLPQTPFREEQGRLDVENFYYAQEDELFAAAQRDGFGWSVHRPHTVIGKAVGNAMNMGTTLAIYASLCRETGRPFRFPGSAAQWNSLTDMTDATVLAKHLLWATETPSARNEAFNIVNGDVFRWQWLWGRIAAWFGLEAAPFDGTILPLEQQMADNAATWRAIAERDGLAEADITRLASPWHTDADLGRPIEVVTDMSKSRRMGFTTYVPTDDAFFALFERLRADRLIP; encoded by the coding sequence ATGACGGAAAAAACGGCCCTCGTCGTCGGCGCGAGCGGCATCGTCGGCAGCGCCACCGCCGCGCTTCTGGTGGCAGAAGGATGGACGGTGCATGGTCTGGCGCGGCGGCCGATACGCCAGGACGGTGTCCTGCCGCTCGTCGCCGATCTTCAGGATGCAGCAGCCACGGCCACCGCGCTCGCCGATATACGCCCGGAAGCCGTGTTCATCACGACCTGGCTGCGGCAGGATAGCGAGGCGGAGAATATCCGGGTCAATGCCGCAATGGTGCGCAACCTGCTCGACGGCCTGCGCCCCGGCGTCAGCGCCCGCCATGTCGCGCTGGTGACGGGCCTCAAACATTATCTCGGTCCCTTCGAAGCCTATGGCAAGGGCACGTTGCCCCAAACCCCGTTTCGCGAGGAGCAGGGGCGTCTGGATGTCGAGAATTTCTACTATGCGCAGGAGGACGAACTGTTCGCCGCGGCGCAGCGGGACGGGTTCGGCTGGAGCGTGCATCGCCCCCATACCGTCATCGGCAAGGCGGTCGGCAACGCGATGAACATGGGTACGACACTGGCCATCTATGCCAGCCTGTGCCGCGAAACCGGGCGACCGTTCCGCTTTCCCGGCTCTGCCGCGCAGTGGAACAGCCTGACCGACATGACGGATGCCACCGTGCTGGCGAAGCATCTGCTATGGGCGACGGAAACGCCGTCGGCGCGCAACGAAGCGTTCAACATCGTCAATGGCGACGTGTTTCGCTGGCAATGGCTGTGGGGCCGTATCGCGGCATGGTTCGGGTTGGAGGCTGCGCCCTTCGACGGCACGATTCTACCGCTGGAGCAGCAAATGGCGGACAATGCCGCGACATGGCGGGCGATCGCCGAGCGCGATGGGTTGGCGGAAGCGGATATCACCCGTCTCGCGTCACCCTGGCATACCGATGCCGACCTGGGCCGTCCGATCGAGGTCGTGACCGATATGTCGAAAAGCCGCCGCATGGGCTTCACCACCTATGTGCCGACCGACGACGCCTTTTTCGCGCTGTTCGAACGGCTACGCGCGGATCGGTTGATCCCCTGA
- a CDS encoding ComF family protein, producing MMPILPRLKGVLQPAIDYALPPRCPGCGAIVGEDFAFCLTCWGGMEFLGDPCCARCGVPFPHDLGEGAECGACLAAPPPWDGARAVLAYGDVARTVALRLKYGRRIGLARLIARQMLRHVGSDDALIVPVPLHRWRLWHRGFNQSALIADHLARLTGWPVDKRALQRVKRTLPLRGMNPRQREKAVRGAFALVPDHDLKGRRVLLIDDVHTSGATAAACAKVLRRGGAAEVRLLCWARVLPDADVE from the coding sequence ATGATGCCGATCCTACCGCGTCTCAAGGGCGTTTTGCAGCCCGCGATCGATTATGCGCTACCGCCGCGCTGCCCCGGCTGCGGCGCCATCGTCGGGGAGGATTTCGCCTTTTGCCTGACCTGTTGGGGCGGGATGGAATTTCTGGGCGATCCCTGCTGCGCACGGTGCGGCGTGCCGTTTCCGCATGATCTGGGGGAGGGGGCGGAATGCGGTGCGTGCCTGGCCGCCCCGCCGCCTTGGGACGGCGCGCGCGCGGTGCTGGCCTATGGCGATGTCGCGCGGACGGTAGCGTTGCGGCTCAAATATGGGCGACGGATCGGGCTTGCCCGATTGATCGCGCGCCAGATGCTTCGGCATGTGGGCAGTGACGACGCGCTGATCGTCCCGGTGCCGCTGCATCGCTGGCGCCTGTGGCATCGCGGATTCAACCAGTCGGCGCTGATCGCGGATCATCTTGCGCGGCTGACCGGCTGGCCGGTGGACAAGCGCGCCTTGCAGCGGGTGAAGCGAACGCTGCCCCTGCGCGGCATGAACCCCCGCCAGCGTGAAAAGGCCGTGCGCGGCGCCTTCGCGCTGGTGCCGGATCATGACCTGAAAGGACGGCGCGTGCTGTTGATCGACGATGTCCACACCAGCGGCGCGACGGCGGCGGCCTGCGCAAAGGTGCTAAGGCGCGGCGGGGCGGCGGAGGTGCGGCTGCTCTGTTGGGCGCGCGTGCTGCCGGATGCTGATGTCGAATGA
- a CDS encoding diacylglycerol/lipid kinase family protein, with product METNPLPKDAVLVVNAHSRSGQDSFAQAKEKLEAAGVRLIAAHAVEDPEQMASTVRDAVESGAPMVIVGGGDGSMSGTVDELVGKDCVFGVLPLGTANSFARTLGLPLDLDGAIKAIATGKRRRVDLGMIDRDYFVNAASLGLSPMIGQTVPHKLKRYLGRIGYLMWAVKCSVGFRAFRLTIDDGVKERRIWSTEVRILNGPYHGGVELSDHADVDTGEIVVQAVVGRSKPRLAWDWYAKFFKLRDRNSHTEEFHGQSFRIDTVPRQRISIDGEVLAKTPVTVKIAAGAVEVAVPGDS from the coding sequence ATGGAAACAAACCCCCTCCCAAAAGACGCCGTCCTGGTCGTCAACGCCCATAGTCGCAGCGGGCAGGACAGCTTCGCGCAGGCGAAGGAAAAGCTGGAGGCGGCGGGCGTCCGGCTGATCGCCGCCCATGCGGTGGAAGACCCCGAACAGATGGCTTCCACGGTGCGGGACGCGGTCGAAAGCGGCGCGCCGATGGTGATCGTGGGCGGCGGCGATGGGTCGATGTCCGGGACGGTGGACGAACTGGTGGGCAAGGATTGCGTGTTCGGCGTGCTGCCGCTGGGCACCGCGAACAGTTTCGCCCGGACGCTGGGGCTGCCACTCGACCTGGACGGGGCGATCAAGGCGATCGCCACCGGCAAGCGCCGCCGCGTCGACCTGGGCATGATCGACCGCGATTATTTCGTCAACGCCGCGTCCCTGGGCCTGTCGCCGATGATCGGGCAGACGGTGCCGCACAAGTTGAAGCGCTATCTGGGGCGGATCGGTTATCTGATGTGGGCGGTCAAATGCTCGGTCGGTTTCCGCGCCTTTCGCCTGACGATCGACGATGGGGTCAAGGAACGGCGCATCTGGTCCACGGAAGTCCGCATCCTGAACGGTCCCTATCATGGCGGGGTCGAACTGTCCGATCATGCCGATGTCGATACCGGCGAAATCGTGGTGCAGGCAGTGGTCGGCCGCAGCAAGCCGCGTCTGGCGTGGGACTGGTATGCGAAATTCTTCAAACTGCGCGACCGCAATTCGCATACGGAGGAATTTCACGGCCAGTCTTTCAGGATCGACACCGTGCCGCGTCAGCGCATTTCCATCGACGGCGAAGTGCTGGCGAAGACACCGGTCACGGTGAAGATCGCGGCGGGGGCGGTCGAGGTGGCGGTGCCTGGGGACAGCTGA
- the rpsI gene encoding 30S ribosomal protein S9, giving the protein MSDNRQSLSDLAQIAAEAAAAPVAAPAAAAAPAPAAAEGEDAVAAPIAPPVSTMPLREQEIDSLGRAYATGRRKDAVARVWVKPGTGKITVNGRDQEIYFARPTLRLVINQPFGVTDRNGQYDVIATVKGGGLSGQAGAVKHGIAQALTKYEPALRSAVKAEGFLTRDSRVVERKKYGKAKARKSFQFSKR; this is encoded by the coding sequence ATGTCCGATAACCGCCAGTCCCTGTCCGACCTCGCGCAGATCGCGGCCGAAGCCGCTGCCGCGCCGGTCGCTGCACCTGCCGCCGCTGCCGCTCCGGCGCCCGCTGCCGCCGAAGGTGAAGACGCCGTCGCCGCGCCGATCGCGCCGCCGGTTTCGACCATGCCGCTGCGCGAGCAGGAAATCGACAGCCTTGGCCGCGCCTATGCGACCGGCCGTCGTAAGGATGCCGTCGCCCGCGTATGGGTGAAGCCCGGCACCGGCAAGATCACGGTCAATGGCCGCGATCAGGAAATCTACTTCGCGCGTCCGACCCTGCGTCTGGTCATCAACCAGCCGTTCGGTGTCACCGACCGCAACGGTCAGTATGACGTCATCGCCACCGTCAAGGGCGGCGGTCTGTCGGGCCAGGCCGGTGCTGTCAAGCATGGCATCGCCCAGGCGTTGACCAAGTATGAACCGGCGCTGCGCAGCGCGGTCAAGGCCGAAGGCTTCCTGACCCGCGACAGCCGCGTCGTTGAACGTAAGAAGTACGGCAAGGCGAAGGCGCGCAAGAGCTTCCAGTTCTCGAAGCGCTAA